The proteins below are encoded in one region of Bacillus vallismortis:
- a CDS encoding diguanylate cyclase domain-containing protein: MKMSFNESQKLFVYLSGLIAALSLFIYYVSAQQSEGALILCITFIVIAAGIWFGPIYALAVTLIVLFVLGTLMMFFQTGQAALFPAEEGLRILVVWGIALLLFSFIAGRIHDIAAELRRSVTRLQSEIKSFVAVDRVTGFDNKHRMKLELSEEIKRAERYGDSFVFLLLHMHYFKEFTSLYGAKETDRLFQYVGQQIRTSVRETDKKFRPSDERIGIVLTHTPAEHMPAVLTKLKKQLDTYQLENGKYVSLTFHVCHLPYREDIKTADHFLEELENEMMMNEL, translated from the coding sequence ATGAAAATGTCATTCAATGAATCACAAAAATTATTTGTTTATCTTTCAGGGCTCATCGCAGCCCTGTCTCTGTTTATTTATTATGTGTCAGCCCAGCAATCGGAAGGCGCGCTGATCCTTTGCATCACGTTTATCGTCATCGCCGCAGGCATATGGTTCGGCCCGATTTACGCGCTGGCAGTGACCTTAATCGTACTTTTTGTTCTCGGCACTTTAATGATGTTTTTCCAGACTGGTCAGGCTGCGCTGTTTCCGGCTGAGGAAGGGCTGCGAATACTTGTCGTGTGGGGAATTGCGCTTTTGCTGTTTTCTTTTATAGCGGGAAGAATTCATGACATTGCCGCAGAGCTAAGGCGTTCAGTTACACGGCTGCAATCCGAAATTAAAAGCTTTGTTGCTGTTGACAGAGTGACCGGCTTTGATAACAAGCACCGGATGAAGCTGGAACTTTCAGAAGAAATCAAGCGGGCGGAACGGTACGGCGATTCCTTTGTGTTTTTGCTGCTCCATATGCATTACTTCAAAGAGTTTACATCTTTGTACGGTGCAAAAGAAACAGACCGTCTCTTTCAATATGTCGGCCAGCAAATCAGGACAAGCGTCCGGGAAACGGATAAGAAGTTCCGTCCCTCTGACGAGCGTATCGGGATTGTGCTGACGCACACGCCCGCTGAACATATGCCAGCCGTTCTGACAAAGCTGAAAAAACAATTGGACACGTATCAGCTGGAAAATGGGAAGTATGTGTCGCTCACGTTCCACGTCTGCCATTTGCCCTACCGCGAAGATAT
- a CDS encoding glycosyl hydrolase family 8, whose protein sequence is MRHVLIAVILFFLSIGLSAGCIEAGNKAQNQSVSDVNASPLQPAEYFIYHNLMNDQGLIKTDLSDQPSYLSESLGLWMEFLVSKNDAPHFQDQYQHLTDSFLMSNHLVTWKIQNGQASGTNALIDDMRIMLSLDQAAAKWGRSDYAQTARDIGTALKTYNMNNGFFTDFYDSQAASKDVTLSYVMPDALAVLKKNGIIDEETEQRNANVLYSAPLKNGYLPKTYHSETKQYTYDREINLIDQLYAAWHLPEGDEKAAVLADWIKQEFQAHGKLYGRYSADTKEPAVQYESPSVYALAVLFLTKQYEDNSVTKAIYDRMNDFEILDPVKSYYGGYMSGTQTHSFDNLLPLLAERKLFNENVIQ, encoded by the coding sequence GTGAGGCATGTGTTAATTGCTGTCATCTTATTCTTCTTATCTATCGGACTTTCCGCAGGGTGTATTGAAGCTGGAAATAAGGCCCAAAATCAGTCGGTGTCAGACGTGAATGCAAGCCCGCTTCAGCCGGCGGAATACTTCATTTATCACAATCTAATGAATGATCAAGGGCTGATCAAAACGGATTTGTCTGACCAGCCTTCGTATTTATCTGAATCTCTCGGCCTATGGATGGAGTTTCTGGTCAGCAAAAATGACGCCCCGCATTTTCAGGATCAATATCAGCACCTGACTGATTCCTTTCTGATGAGCAATCACTTAGTGACGTGGAAGATTCAAAACGGCCAGGCGAGCGGGACGAATGCGCTGATAGATGATATGAGAATTATGCTGTCTCTTGACCAAGCCGCCGCAAAATGGGGGCGGAGCGACTACGCGCAAACAGCACGGGATATCGGTACGGCGCTGAAGACATATAATATGAACAACGGTTTTTTTACAGACTTTTACGACTCACAGGCTGCTTCAAAGGATGTGACGCTTTCATACGTCATGCCTGATGCGTTAGCTGTCTTAAAGAAGAATGGAATCATAGACGAAGAAACAGAACAGCGGAATGCCAATGTTCTTTATTCAGCTCCTTTAAAAAATGGCTACCTGCCAAAGACATACCACTCGGAGACAAAGCAATACACATATGATCGTGAAATCAATCTGATAGATCAGCTGTACGCTGCATGGCACTTGCCGGAAGGAGATGAAAAAGCCGCTGTTTTAGCGGACTGGATCAAGCAGGAATTTCAGGCGCACGGAAAGCTGTACGGACGATATTCGGCAGATACGAAAGAGCCTGCCGTTCAATATGAGTCGCCATCCGTATACGCATTAGCGGTATTGTTTTTAACAAAACAATATGAAGACAATTCAGTCACCAAAGCCATATATGACAGAATGAATGACTTTGAAATTCTTGATCCGGTGAAATCGTATTATGGAGGCTATATGAGCGGCACTCAGACACACTCTTTTGACAATCTGCTGCCGCTGTTAGCCGAAAGGAAGCTTTTTAATGAAAATGTCATTCAATGA
- a CDS encoding DNA topoisomerase III — MSKTVVLAEKPSVGRDLARVLKCHKKGNGYLEGDQYIVTWALGHLVTLADPEGYGKEFQSWRLEDLPIIPEPLKLVVIKKTGKQFNAVKSQLTRKDVNQIVIATDAGREGELVARWIIEKANVKKPIKRLWISSVTDKAIKEGFQKLRSGKEYENLYHSAVARAEADWIVGINATRALTTKFNAQLSCGRVQTPTLAMIAKREADIQAFTPVPYYGLRAAVDGMTLTWQDQKSKQTRTFHQDVTSRLLKGLHGKQAVIAELKKTAKKSFAPALYDLTELQRDAHKRFGFSAKETLSVLQKLYEQHKLVTYPRTDSRFLSSDIVPTLKDRLEGMEVKPYAQYVNQIKKRGIKSHKGYVNDAKVSDHHAIIPTEEPLVLSSLSDKERKLYDLIAKRFLAVLMPAFEYEETKVIAEIGGETFTAKGKTVQSQGWKAVYDMADEDDEQEDDKDQTLPALQKGDTLAVRALTETNGQTKPPARFNEGTLLSAMENPSAFMQGEEKGLVKTLGETGGLGTVATRADIIEKLFNSFLIEKKDKDIFITSKGKQLLQLVPEDLKSPALTAEWEQKLSAIAAGKLKSAAFIKDMKVYANQTVKEIKNSSQTFRHDNITGTACPECGKMMLKVNGKRGTMLVCQDRECGSRKTVARKTNARCPNCHKKMELRGQGEGQTFACVCGHREKLSVFEKRKNKDKGRASKRDVSSYMKKQNNKDEPINNALAEQLKKLGLDK, encoded by the coding sequence ATGTCAAAAACAGTTGTATTAGCTGAAAAACCTTCAGTCGGCCGGGATTTAGCCCGGGTGCTGAAGTGCCATAAAAAAGGAAATGGTTATCTCGAAGGTGATCAATATATTGTTACATGGGCTTTAGGCCATTTGGTGACACTTGCTGATCCGGAAGGCTATGGGAAAGAATTTCAATCATGGCGTCTGGAGGATCTGCCGATTATTCCAGAGCCCTTAAAGCTTGTGGTAATTAAGAAAACCGGAAAACAGTTCAACGCGGTCAAATCGCAGCTTACCCGTAAAGATGTCAATCAGATTGTCATCGCGACCGATGCAGGCCGAGAAGGGGAACTTGTCGCGCGCTGGATCATTGAAAAAGCGAATGTCAAAAAGCCGATCAAGCGGCTGTGGATTTCATCAGTGACGGATAAAGCGATCAAGGAAGGCTTTCAAAAGCTGCGCAGCGGCAAAGAATATGAAAACCTGTATCATTCTGCCGTCGCCAGAGCGGAAGCCGATTGGATTGTGGGCATTAACGCGACCCGCGCGCTCACCACAAAATTCAATGCCCAGCTCTCATGCGGCCGTGTACAGACACCGACGCTTGCCATGATTGCGAAGCGCGAGGCGGATATTCAAGCATTTACGCCGGTTCCATATTACGGCCTCCGCGCGGCGGTCGATGGCATGACGCTGACGTGGCAGGATCAAAAATCAAAGCAAACGAGAACGTTTCATCAAGATGTAACAAGCCGTTTGCTAAAAGGCCTCCATGGAAAGCAAGCGGTTATTGCTGAATTGAAAAAAACAGCGAAAAAAAGCTTTGCGCCTGCGCTATATGATTTAACGGAGCTGCAGCGCGACGCCCACAAGCGCTTCGGATTTTCTGCCAAAGAAACGCTTTCTGTGCTGCAGAAGCTGTATGAGCAGCATAAGCTAGTCACATATCCGCGGACGGACTCAAGGTTTTTATCCAGTGATATCGTTCCGACGTTAAAAGACCGTCTAGAAGGCATGGAAGTAAAACCGTATGCCCAATATGTCAATCAAATTAAAAAACGCGGCATCAAATCTCATAAAGGCTACGTTAATGACGCGAAGGTGTCAGATCACCACGCGATTATCCCGACCGAGGAGCCGCTCGTGCTCAGCAGTCTGAGCGATAAAGAACGAAAGCTGTATGACCTGATTGCGAAACGTTTTCTTGCTGTATTAATGCCGGCATTCGAATATGAGGAAACAAAGGTCATCGCAGAAATTGGCGGAGAAACCTTTACGGCGAAAGGCAAAACCGTACAGTCGCAAGGGTGGAAAGCTGTTTATGATATGGCGGATGAGGATGACGAGCAGGAGGATGACAAAGATCAGACACTCCCTGCGCTTCAAAAAGGCGATACTCTTGCCGTCCGCGCCTTAACTGAAACAAACGGCCAAACGAAGCCGCCCGCCCGCTTTAACGAAGGGACCCTGCTGTCAGCGATGGAAAACCCAAGCGCCTTTATGCAGGGAGAAGAAAAAGGCCTCGTCAAAACGCTTGGCGAAACAGGCGGCCTTGGCACGGTGGCAACGCGTGCCGATATTATTGAAAAGCTGTTCAACAGCTTTTTAATAGAGAAAAAAGACAAAGATATTTTTATTACTTCTAAAGGGAAACAGCTCCTGCAGCTTGTTCCTGAGGATTTGAAATCACCTGCCTTAACGGCGGAATGGGAGCAAAAACTGTCAGCGATCGCCGCTGGGAAATTGAAATCGGCTGCCTTTATTAAAGACATGAAGGTTTACGCTAACCAAACGGTAAAAGAAATCAAAAACAGCAGCCAGACTTTCAGACACGACAACATTACGGGAACCGCATGTCCGGAATGCGGAAAAATGATGCTGAAGGTAAATGGCAAACGCGGCACGATGCTTGTGTGCCAAGACCGTGAATGCGGAAGCAGAAAAACGGTTGCCCGAAAAACAAACGCGCGCTGCCCGAACTGCCATAAAAAAATGGAACTTCGCGGCCAAGGCGAGGGCCAGACCTTCGCGTGTGTCTGCGGTCACCGAGAGAAGCTGTCCGTATTCGAAAAACGAAAAAACAAAGATAAAGGGCGCGCTTCAAAACGGGACGTTTCCTCTTATATGAAAAAACAAAATAATAAAGATGAGCCGATTAACAACGCGCTGGCAGAACAGCTGAAAAAACTCGGTTTGGACAAATAA
- the lrpC gene encoding transcriptional regulator LrpC, translating into MKLDQIDLNIIEELKKDSRLSMRELGRKIKLSPPSVTERVRQLESFGIIKQYTLEVDQKKLGLPVSCIVEATVKNADYERFKSYIQTLPNIEFCYRIAGAACYMLKINAESLEAVEDFINKTSPYAQTVTHVIFSEIDTKNGRG; encoded by the coding sequence ATGAAACTTGATCAGATTGATCTGAATATCATTGAGGAGCTGAAAAAGGACAGCCGTTTGTCAATGAGGGAATTAGGCAGAAAAATTAAGCTGTCGCCGCCATCCGTGACAGAACGGGTGAGGCAGCTTGAATCGTTCGGCATCATTAAGCAATACACACTGGAGGTCGATCAGAAAAAACTGGGGCTGCCCGTTTCCTGCATTGTGGAAGCAACCGTCAAAAACGCGGATTACGAACGGTTCAAAAGCTATATTCAAACATTGCCGAATATCGAATTTTGTTACCGGATTGCCGGCGCGGCTTGTTATATGCTGAAAATCAACGCAGAAAGCCTTGAAGCGGTAGAAGATTTCATTAACAAAACATCGCCATACGCGCAAACCGTCACTCACGTGATTTTCTCAGAAATTGACACGAAAAACGGGCGCGGTTAG
- a CDS encoding DUF3817 domain-containing protein: MLQTPIGRLRTMGFIEGMSLLILLFIAMPLKYWAGLPLVVTIVGSVHGGLFILYLLFLAYAAFSVKWPLKWSAAGFIAAFVPFGNFLYDRRLRKYK, encoded by the coding sequence ATGCTGCAAACACCGATCGGAAGACTACGCACGATGGGTTTTATTGAAGGAATGTCACTCTTAATCCTGCTGTTTATCGCCATGCCGCTTAAATATTGGGCAGGCCTTCCGCTTGTCGTAACCATTGTCGGTTCGGTTCACGGCGGATTGTTCATTTTGTATTTGCTTTTCTTGGCGTATGCGGCCTTCTCTGTCAAATGGCCGCTGAAATGGTCAGCCGCCGGCTTTATCGCCGCTTTTGTCCCATTCGGAAACTTTTTGTACGACCGCAGGTTAAGAAAATATAAATAA
- the amj gene encoding lipid II flippase Amj → MHVMTTQVLLIFCFLLLIHSIETLAYATRLSGARVGFIASALSLFNVMVIVSRMSNMVQQPFTGHLIDDAGKNALAIVAGQFRFLIFGSTVGTILGIVLLPSFVALFSRAIIHLASGGGSVLQVFRKGFSKQGLKNALSYLRLPSLSYVKGFHIRLIPKRLFVINMLITSIYTIGVLSALYAGLLAPERSTTAVMASGLINGIATMLLAIFVDPKVSVLADDVAKGKRSYLYLKWTSVTMVTSRVAGTLLAQLMFIPGAYYIAWLTKWL, encoded by the coding sequence GTGCATGTCATGACAACTCAAGTACTGCTTATTTTCTGTTTTTTATTACTGATTCACTCGATAGAAACCTTAGCCTACGCCACCAGGCTTTCCGGAGCCCGTGTGGGATTTATTGCGTCCGCGCTTTCCCTGTTTAACGTCATGGTCATCGTGTCCAGAATGTCGAACATGGTGCAGCAGCCCTTTACCGGACATTTAATTGATGATGCGGGAAAAAATGCACTGGCGATTGTTGCCGGGCAGTTCCGCTTCCTGATTTTCGGATCGACAGTCGGCACCATTCTGGGCATCGTCCTGCTCCCGTCTTTTGTCGCTCTTTTCTCTCGGGCGATTATTCACTTGGCGAGCGGCGGCGGCTCCGTTTTACAAGTGTTTCGAAAGGGATTCTCGAAACAAGGACTCAAAAATGCCCTTTCCTATTTGCGTCTGCCGTCTCTTTCGTATGTAAAAGGATTTCATATCCGCTTGATTCCGAAGCGTTTGTTTGTCATTAACATGCTGATCACATCCATTTATACGATCGGCGTGCTTTCGGCTTTGTACGCAGGCCTTCTGGCGCCGGAGCGCAGCACGACAGCCGTCATGGCATCGGGCTTAATCAACGGAATTGCGACGATGCTGCTGGCGATTTTTGTTGATCCTAAGGTTTCCGTCCTTGCCGATGATGTGGCAAAGGGAAAACGAAGCTATTTATATTTAAAATGGACCTCTGTCACGATGGTCACATCAAGGGTAGCGGGGACACTCCTCGCCCAGCTGATGTTTATTCCGGGCGCCTACTATATCGCGTGGCTGACAAAGTGGTTGTAA
- a CDS encoding pyridoxamine 5'-phosphate oxidase family protein, translating into MNQQDMKQKVLDVLDHHKVGSLATVQKGKPHSRYMTFFHDGLTIYTPTSKETHKAEEIENNPNVHILLGYDCEGFGDAYVEVAGKAKINNSAELKDKIWNPKLDRWFDGKDDPNLVILEIEPEDIRLMNAGEKTPVSLDL; encoded by the coding sequence ATGAATCAGCAAGACATGAAACAAAAAGTGCTTGATGTTCTAGATCACCATAAAGTAGGCTCGCTCGCAACAGTTCAAAAGGGCAAGCCGCATTCCCGCTACATGACTTTTTTCCATGACGGGCTGACGATTTACACACCGACAAGCAAGGAAACTCATAAAGCGGAAGAAATTGAGAACAACCCCAATGTCCATATTTTATTAGGCTATGATTGTGAAGGCTTTGGCGACGCGTATGTCGAGGTTGCCGGAAAAGCCAAAATCAACAATTCGGCAGAACTGAAGGACAAAATTTGGAATCCTAAGCTAGATCGTTGGTTTGACGGCAAGGATGACCCGAACCTGGTCATTCTTGAAATTGAGCCGGAGGATATCAGATTAATGAATGCCGGAGAGAAAACGCCAGTCTCACTCGATTTATAA
- a CDS encoding GNAT family N-acetyltransferase has product MFTCRVNEHITIRLLEPKDAERIAELIIENQQRLGEWLFWAEKPSSAEMYRETIIPDWRREYADLNSIEAGLLYDGSLCGMIGLHHLDQINRKAEIGYWLAKEYEGKGIMTAACRTIITYAFEELGLNRVALCAAVGNHKSRAIPMRLGFQEEGIARDGLFVNGKYHDLVYYSLLKREWKELK; this is encoded by the coding sequence ATGTTCACCTGCAGGGTAAATGAACACATCACCATCCGGTTATTGGAGCCGAAGGATGCGGAGCGGATTGCCGAACTCATTATTGAAAACCAGCAGCGGCTCGGCGAGTGGCTGTTTTGGGCTGAAAAACCAAGCAGCGCTGAAATGTATAGAGAAACGATCATTCCGGATTGGCGGCGGGAATATGCCGATCTGAACAGCATCGAAGCCGGGCTTCTATATGACGGCAGCCTATGCGGCATGATCGGCCTGCATCATCTAGACCAGATCAATCGAAAAGCGGAAATCGGATACTGGCTTGCCAAAGAATATGAAGGCAAAGGCATCATGACCGCTGCTTGCCGAACAATTATCACGTATGCTTTTGAAGAGCTTGGGCTGAATCGCGTCGCTCTCTGTGCGGCTGTCGGAAACCACAAAAGCAGAGCGATTCCGATGCGCCTCGGCTTTCAGGAAGAAGGAATCGCGCGGGACGGCTTATTCGTTAACGGCAAGTATCATGACCTTGTCTATTACAGCTTGCTGAAGCGTGAATGGAAAGAATTAAAATAA
- a CDS encoding sulfite exporter TauE/SafE family protein, whose protein sequence is MDGISTEVLLFLIAAGFAAAFIDSVVGGGGLISIPALLFVGLPPSVALGTNKLAATMGSLTSTINFLHSGQINKKLVFKLLPLSIIGAGAGVYVVQLIPSAFLKPIILILLILVTVYTLFKKGWGMESSFKELTKKMTFFIVSAALLLGFYDGFLGAGTGSFLIFSFLLLGFNFVESAGNAKVLNLGSNIAALITFMLFSSVDFRYGIPMGIAMIVGALVGSRVAIKNGAAYVKVLFVGITVVLIGKSIWDYVQKYIFS, encoded by the coding sequence ATGGATGGAATCAGCACAGAGGTTTTACTATTCCTTATTGCAGCTGGATTTGCTGCAGCTTTTATTGATTCTGTGGTAGGCGGAGGAGGACTTATATCCATTCCCGCTTTGTTATTTGTCGGGCTTCCGCCGTCTGTAGCGTTAGGTACCAACAAGTTAGCAGCTACGATGGGGTCTTTAACAAGTACGATCAACTTCCTGCATTCAGGGCAAATAAACAAAAAGCTTGTTTTTAAATTGTTGCCTCTTTCGATTATAGGGGCGGGAGCCGGAGTGTATGTGGTTCAATTAATACCATCAGCGTTTTTAAAACCTATCATTCTTATCTTATTAATTCTTGTAACGGTCTATACACTTTTTAAAAAAGGATGGGGAATGGAGTCCAGCTTTAAAGAATTAACGAAAAAAATGACTTTTTTTATTGTGTCAGCCGCTTTGCTACTCGGTTTTTACGATGGGTTTTTAGGAGCAGGAACAGGTTCTTTTCTGATTTTCTCATTTTTACTTTTAGGGTTTAACTTTGTAGAATCTGCCGGAAATGCTAAGGTTTTAAATTTAGGAAGCAATATCGCAGCACTTATCACTTTTATGTTGTTCAGTTCTGTTGACTTTCGCTATGGAATCCCAATGGGGATTGCGATGATAGTAGGCGCGCTTGTGGGATCAAGGGTGGCCATTAAAAATGGTGCAGCATACGTAAAGGTTTTATTCGTTGGGATAACTGTTGTACTGATCGGAAAAAGCATCTGGGATTATGTGCAAAAATATATTTTTTCTTAG
- a CDS encoding TauD/TfdA family dioxygenase, translating into MFVETLNSGKLVSISPSDQQNLFALVEKIHYSQSNKEQNEEAISQINMQKKLIPPELKDHILEFVNSDYSYLLLKNLPQTKCDELLLLLTSLVGDPFAHADEGSLIMANKPIKTEEAQHTTAYFTWNKFDLHTELPYIQTPPDFISLYCVNNVKGGYTYLSNVERALHLLSQDQMIELKKPQYTIPIPPHFGADKKQEFKRPLLSIVKGRPSLRIRQDGLVSETEAGMAAAQALQSALDMVREAIELEPGSLIIINNHLSAHGRAPFRPTFNHEDRELHRVYLIEDVNKFGKNYDPIHRRIRGF; encoded by the coding sequence ATGTTTGTTGAAACCTTAAATTCAGGAAAACTTGTGTCAATTTCACCATCTGACCAACAAAATTTGTTTGCTTTAGTAGAAAAGATTCATTATTCTCAAAGCAATAAGGAACAAAATGAAGAGGCAATAAGCCAAATCAATATGCAAAAGAAACTTATTCCGCCTGAATTAAAAGATCATATTCTCGAATTTGTGAATTCCGATTATAGTTACCTTTTACTGAAGAACCTGCCACAAACAAAATGTGACGAACTTCTCTTATTGTTGACGAGTTTGGTTGGTGATCCTTTTGCTCATGCTGATGAAGGAAGTTTAATTATGGCCAACAAACCTATTAAAACAGAGGAGGCACAACACACTACTGCCTATTTTACTTGGAATAAATTTGACCTTCACACTGAACTGCCTTACATCCAAACACCTCCGGATTTCATTTCATTATACTGTGTCAATAATGTCAAAGGGGGATATACATACCTTTCCAATGTTGAAAGAGCGTTACATCTTCTGTCACAAGATCAAATGATAGAGCTTAAGAAACCGCAGTACACCATTCCGATTCCGCCTCACTTCGGCGCTGATAAAAAACAGGAATTCAAACGGCCTTTACTTTCTATCGTAAAGGGTCGGCCTTCTCTAAGAATTAGGCAGGATGGATTAGTGAGCGAAACAGAGGCGGGGATGGCAGCTGCGCAAGCACTGCAGTCTGCCCTGGATATGGTTAGGGAAGCAATTGAACTAGAACCTGGATCATTGATTATCATAAACAACCATCTATCAGCTCATGGAAGAGCTCCTTTTAGACCTACCTTTAACCATGAAGATCGAGAATTGCATAGAGTTTATTTGATTGAAGATGTCAATAAGTTTGGAAAAAACTATGACCCTATTCATCGCCGGATTAGAGGATTTTAA
- the lyxE gene encoding D-lyxose ketol-isomerase, translating to MGITKEEVNSYYQKAGIVLTDEEVEQIQLMDYGLGKERKVGLQLFVYVNTDRYCSKELVLFPGQTCPEHRHPPVDGQEGKQETFRCRYGKVYLYVEGEKTQLPKVLPPQEDREHYTVWHEIELEPGGQYTIPPNTKHWFQAGEEGAVVTEMSSTSTDKHDIFTDPRI from the coding sequence ATGGGCATCACGAAAGAGGAAGTCAACAGCTATTACCAAAAAGCCGGCATTGTATTAACCGATGAAGAAGTTGAACAAATCCAGCTGATGGACTACGGCTTAGGAAAAGAAAGAAAAGTTGGGCTCCAGCTCTTCGTCTATGTCAATACAGACCGTTATTGTTCAAAAGAACTGGTGCTGTTTCCGGGACAGACTTGCCCGGAACACCGCCATCCGCCGGTTGACGGCCAGGAAGGCAAGCAGGAGACATTCCGCTGCCGCTACGGAAAAGTGTATCTTTACGTAGAAGGCGAAAAAACGCAGCTTCCAAAGGTTCTCCCGCCGCAGGAGGATAGAGAACACTATACGGTCTGGCACGAAATAGAGCTTGAACCGGGCGGGCAATACACAATTCCACCGAACACAAAGCATTGGTTCCAGGCCGGAGAAGAAGGAGCCGTGGTGACGGAAATGTCATCGACAAGCACAGATAAACATGATATCTTTACCGATCCAAGAATATAA
- a CDS encoding SDR family oxidoreductase, which translates to MANYPKELPAQAQNRQPGIESEMNPSPVYEYENYKGADKLKGKVALITGGDSGIGRAVSVAYAKEGADISIVYKDEHGDAEETKKRVEQEGVKCLLIAGDVGEEEFCNEAVEQTVKELGGLDILVNNAGEQHPKESIKDITSEQLHRTFKTNFYSQFYLTKKAIDYLKPGSAIINTTSINPYRGNPTLIDYTATKGAINAFTRSMAQALVKDGIRVNAVAPGPIWTPLIPSTFSEDTVAQFGQNTPMGRPGQPVEHVGCYVLLASDESSYMTGQTLHVNGGDFVTT; encoded by the coding sequence ATGGCCAATTATCCAAAAGAACTTCCGGCCCAAGCCCAAAATCGCCAGCCGGGAATCGAAAGCGAAATGAATCCCAGTCCGGTGTATGAGTACGAGAATTATAAAGGAGCGGACAAATTAAAAGGAAAAGTTGCGCTCATTACAGGCGGCGACAGCGGGATCGGACGCGCGGTATCCGTTGCTTACGCAAAGGAAGGCGCTGACATTTCCATTGTGTATAAGGATGAGCATGGGGATGCTGAAGAGACGAAGAAGCGTGTAGAGCAAGAGGGCGTAAAATGCCTGCTGATCGCTGGTGACGTAGGCGAAGAGGAATTTTGCAATGAAGCGGTTGAACAAACGGTCAAGGAACTTGGCGGTCTTGACATCCTTGTCAACAATGCCGGTGAACAGCATCCGAAGGAAAGCATCAAAGACATTACGAGCGAACAGCTTCATCGCACATTCAAAACCAACTTTTATTCTCAATTTTATTTGACTAAAAAAGCAATTGACTACTTGAAACCGGGCAGCGCCATCATCAATACGACATCCATCAATCCATATCGCGGAAACCCGACGCTGATTGATTATACAGCGACAAAAGGGGCGATCAATGCTTTCACGAGATCAATGGCGCAGGCCCTTGTCAAAGACGGCATCCGCGTCAACGCAGTCGCGCCGGGGCCTATCTGGACACCGTTAATCCCATCTACGTTCTCTGAAGATACAGTCGCCCAATTTGGGCAAAATACGCCGATGGGCCGTCCGGGTCAGCCTGTTGAGCACGTCGGCTGTTATGTGCTGCTGGCATCAGATGAGTCATCTTACATGACTGGCCAGACGCTGCATGTGAACGGCGGAGACTTTGTAACGACGTAA
- a CDS encoding class I SAM-dependent methyltransferase, translating to MMNMLSKTFSKPKGIFGMIAGYIMAAENQTLNQWTIDQLGVTRGDSILEVGFGPGYCMQQMLKREKDIRLDGIDVSETMMKLAARSVKSKGVRLMQGNIETFPLTDSFYDKVISVNNYTIWNDQTKGVKQIYRALKPGGKAAITMQPREADASPEKTKSFGKQMIADFKAAGFEDIDIQFKNIKPELSVCATAKKPAT from the coding sequence ATGATGAACATGCTTTCTAAAACATTCAGCAAGCCAAAGGGCATATTCGGCATGATTGCCGGGTACATCATGGCTGCTGAAAATCAAACACTGAATCAGTGGACAATAGATCAGCTGGGGGTCACACGCGGGGACAGCATTTTGGAAGTGGGGTTTGGGCCTGGATACTGCATGCAGCAGATGCTAAAACGTGAAAAGGACATCCGGCTTGATGGCATTGATGTGTCAGAAACGATGATGAAGCTGGCCGCCCGCAGCGTAAAATCGAAGGGTGTGCGCTTGATGCAAGGAAACATCGAGACATTTCCTCTTACCGACTCGTTTTATGATAAAGTGATTTCCGTTAACAACTACACCATCTGGAATGACCAGACAAAAGGCGTAAAACAGATTTATCGGGCGCTAAAGCCCGGCGGCAAAGCAGCGATTACGATGCAGCCGCGGGAAGCGGATGCGAGTCCCGAGAAAACCAAATCATTTGGAAAACAGATGATTGCTGATTTCAAAGCAGCCGGCTTCGAAGACATTGATATTCAATTTAAAAACATTAAGCCTGAGCTTTCCGTCTGTGCAACTGCAAAGAAGCCCGCCACATAA